The sequence below is a genomic window from candidate division WOR-3 bacterium.
CACATCCCGGCATGGAATACTTTAAAGGTTCAACCTCTCCCCTTTTACAAGCCTCGACAACGTCTTCTACGCACCCTGAGACAAAAGGGTATATAAACATTCCGCTGTCGATTACTTTTCTCATCCCCTTTTGCGATATTGCGCCACAGACCAAAGCGGATACTCCTTCACTTTTCAGCGCCGAGACCTTGCTCTCCACCGTATCACCAGAAAGATGAATCTTTCCTTTGTCAATTTTACCGTCCTCATAAAACGTGAGAGTAATCGCCGTTTTTGAGGCGTCAAAAACCGGAGACACCCTCCCATTCCAAACCGTCAGTGCGAGTTTCATACTAATTTATACGCAAGCTTAGTGCCAAAACCATCAAAACTTTTGTAAAAACATATATGCCAACATTAGGTTATTTAAAGCAACGCCGCTGGGTTCAGCACTTTTAGTAAAGGTGGCATAATTGCAATAATTAAGCTTCTAATTGTTGCAATAACGCGACTATTTTTCGCCGTCGATTTCTCCAGCATGACCTATCTTGTAATATTTCATCTTTCTGAAAAGAGTCGATTTGTCTATTCCAAGCTGTTTAGCGGCGGAACTTTTGTTTCCTTTGTTTTGTCTTATGGAGTTCAATATAGTTTGCCTTTCGGCCTTTTCGACTGCAGATTTCAAGCCACCAGCTTTTTGATACATACCGGCATTTTTCAATAACTCTCCAGGCAAGTTTTCTGTCCCGATGATTCTTTTTGAACACATTACGAAAGCTCTCTCGACCACGTTTTCAAGCTCTCTTATGTTGCCCGGCCAGTCGTAAGAAAAAAAAACCGAAAAAACATCTGGAGAAAACCCTTTTATGTTTTTTCCTTGAATTATATTGAGCCTCCCTAGTATCTTTTCTGCCAATTGAGGTATATCTTCCTTTCTTTCCCTGAGAGGGGGAAGCGTTAAAGAAATTATATTGAGGCGATAGTACAAATCCTGTCTGAATTCATTTTTTTTCGTCATCTCTAATAGGTTTTTGTTTGTCGCCGCCATAATTCTCGCCTCTGTTTTCTCGGTTTTATTTGATCCCAGCGGTTGGTACTCTCTCTCCTGCAGAACTCTTAAAAGTTTGACCGCGAGAGACTGTGAAATTTCACCAATTTCATCGAGAAAAAGGGTGCCTTTTGTCGCCAAAGCAAGCCTGCCCTCCTTGTCCTTATCTGCCCCGGTGAAAGCCCCTTTTTTGTAGCCGAACAACTCAGATTCCAAAAGTGTGTCAGGAAGCGCGGCGCAGTTTATAGCGACAAAAGACCCTTTTGATCTTGGGCTCATAGAATGAATGGTTTTAGCTAAAACCTCTTTACCGGTTCCTGTTTCACCCTGTATCAAAACCGTGCTCAAGCTTTCAGAAACAGCGGGGAGAAGGCTGAAAATTTTCCTCATTTCTGTGTTTTCACTAACCATCTCACCCGCAGTACTTTTCTCCGTTAGCTCTTTTTTCAGCTCCTCTATTTCACTCAGATCCCTGAAGGTTTCTGCCCCTCCAATAATTTTTCCGCTTTCATCCTGCAGAAGCGCGGTTGAAACGCTTATTGGTATTTTCCTCCCGTGCAGATCTATTATATAAGCGGAAACATCTACAAGAGGTTTTCCAGATTTGATTGTTTTCCTGAGAGGGCACTGGTTTTCGCATTTATTTGATTTGAAGACTTCGCAACAATTTTTTCCAACCGCGTCTTCTCTTCTCACTCCCGTGATAATTTCCGCGGCTCTGTTGAAATACGTAATTTTCCAATCCAAATCTACAGTGAAAACTCCGTCCGATATACTCTCGAGTATTTTTTCGACCATGCCTATATTTTCATTTCAAAACCTGAAAACTAATTGTTTTTGTGATTCTTGCGTTTGTCAGGACGGCGAAATAAACTCCAAGGGGTAGTTTCAAGGTGACGTTAAATGTTTTGCCTGTCTCTTCCAGGCAATAATTTCCGCAAGATCTGCCCAAGATATCATATAAGCGCAATACGCCTTTGGATTCGTATAATACCGACAGAACTTCACCTTTGTAAAAAACACGGAAAACTTCATCTTGATGGAGTCTCGCGCTATTTTCTTCTCCCACTCCAGTCCAGTGGTACTCGTAAGCTCCGATATCTATCTGCCCGTCAGATGGTCTTCCGGCAGGATATTGTGAAACATCATGAAGAGGGGGGTGAAACAGTGGAGGAAAAAGAGGGTTGGGAAACTCAAAAC
It includes:
- a CDS encoding sigma 54-interacting transcriptional regulator, encoding MVEKILESISDGVFTVDLDWKITYFNRAAEIITGVRREDAVGKNCCEVFKSNKCENQCPLRKTIKSGKPLVDVSAYIIDLHGRKIPISVSTALLQDESGKIIGGAETFRDLSEIEELKKELTEKSTAGEMVSENTEMRKIFSLLPAVSESLSTVLIQGETGTGKEVLAKTIHSMSPRSKGSFVAINCAALPDTLLESELFGYKKGAFTGADKDKEGRLALATKGTLFLDEIGEISQSLAVKLLRVLQEREYQPLGSNKTEKTEARIMAATNKNLLEMTKKNEFRQDLYYRLNIISLTLPPLRERKEDIPQLAEKILGRLNIIQGKNIKGFSPDVFSVFFSYDWPGNIRELENVVERAFVMCSKRIIGTENLPGELLKNAGMYQKAGGLKSAVEKAERQTILNSIRQNKGNKSSAAKQLGIDKSTLFRKMKYYKIGHAGEIDGEK
- a CDS encoding NifB/NifX family molybdenum-iron cluster-binding protein, whose protein sequence is MKLALTVWNGRVSPVFDASKTAITLTFYEDGKIDKGKIHLSGDTVESKVSALKSEGVSALVCGAISQKGMRKVIDSGMFIYPFVSGCVEDVVEACKRGEVEPLKYSMPGCGYRNRGVRGRGRCRRRFN